The following are encoded in a window of Lacinutrix sp. WUR7 genomic DNA:
- the atpE gene encoding ATP synthase F0 subunit C — protein sequence MYNLIGAGLIVIGAGIGLGQIGGKAMEGIARQPEATGKIQTAMIIIAALLEGLAFGALFLGK from the coding sequence ATGTACAATTTAATTGGAGCAGGTTTAATCGTAATCGGAGCAGGAATTGGTCTTGGTCAAATTGGTGGAAAAGCAATGGAAGGTATTGCACGTCAACCAGAAGCAACAGGAAAAATCCAAACAGCAATGATTATTATTGCAGCACTTTTAGAAGGATTAGCATTCGGTGCTTTATTCTTAGGAAAATAA
- the atpH gene encoding ATP synthase F1 subunit delta produces MAGERAAIRYAKAVLSLATDKNTAEVVNADMELINNTVEQSKDLKDMLYSPVISSTVKKAALLEIFKGINPATVNLIDTLITNKRTSLLAEVASKFITLYEQQKGSQIAIVTTAVPLTETLESKVLAKVKELTGKETAIKNIVDESILGGFILRVGDTQYDASISNQLNKLKREFTIN; encoded by the coding sequence ATGGCAGGAGAAAGAGCAGCAATACGTTACGCAAAAGCAGTTTTAAGTTTAGCTACAGACAAAAATACAGCGGAGGTTGTAAATGCAGATATGGAGCTAATTAATAATACAGTGGAGCAAAGTAAAGACTTAAAAGATATGCTTTATAGCCCTGTAATTAGTTCGACTGTAAAAAAAGCAGCTTTATTAGAAATCTTTAAAGGAATCAATCCTGCAACGGTTAACCTAATAGATACGTTAATTACGAATAAGAGAACAAGTTTATTAGCAGAAGTAGCTTCTAAGTTTATTACCTTATACGAGCAACAAAAAGGAAGTCAAATTGCAATAGTTACAACAGCTGTACCTTTAACAGAAACTTTAGAGTCTAAAGTTTTAGCAAAAGTTAAAGAACTTACAGGGAAAGAAACAGCAATTAAAAATATAGTAGATGAAAGCATTTTAGGTGGTTTCATATTAAGAGTTGGAGATACGCAGTATGATGCTAGTATATCTAACCAATTGAATAAATTGAAAAGAGAATTTACAATAAACTAA
- a CDS encoding F0F1 ATP synthase subunit B has protein sequence MDKLLNDFSPGLFVVQTILLLLLILLMVKFAWKPIMSSLTEREEGIQGALDAAEKAKLEMQNLQADNANLLKEARAERESMLKEARDIKNTMIDDAKTEAQAQANNMIAQAQAAIESEKKSAMAELKSHVAGLSIEIAEKVVRQELSNKDKQLELVESMLNDAKLN, from the coding sequence ATGGATAAGTTATTAAATGATTTTTCACCAGGATTGTTTGTAGTACAAACAATACTTCTTTTACTATTAATTTTATTAATGGTAAAATTTGCATGGAAACCTATCATGAGTTCTTTAACAGAAAGAGAAGAAGGAATTCAAGGTGCTTTAGATGCTGCTGAAAAAGCAAAATTAGAAATGCAAAACCTGCAAGCAGATAATGCAAACTTATTAAAAGAAGCACGTGCAGAACGTGAGTCTATGCTTAAAGAAGCAAGAGATATTAAAAACACAATGATTGACGACGCTAAAACGGAAGCTCAAGCACAAGCAAACAATATGATTGCTCAAGCACAAGCTGCTATTGAAAGCGAAAAGAAATCGGCTATGGCAGAATTAAAAAGCCATGTTGCTGGTCTATCTATTGAGATTGCAGAAAAAGTAGTACGTCAAGAATTATCTAACAAAGACAAACAACTAGAATTAGTAGAGTCTATGTTAAATGATGCTAAATTAAACTAA